A part of Solenopsis invicta isolate M01_SB chromosome 2, UNIL_Sinv_3.0, whole genome shotgun sequence genomic DNA contains:
- the LOC105200720 gene encoding ATPase family AAA domain-containing protein 2 isoform X2, translating to MSSMNVHSHVLTNIIQAHAQLSTIHKIILQIMSDDDAALDSMDTEEEIFSPRNHSLDSNIRRPRSLRKLRSHSTSNSHLTRNNLSVRRSTRNRMQTYDNLNTSWILGTQTLKGYPMFQQHPSSSDKEMVDDVPGRKRDLRDRMPLRSRENHPPNKTPTRHLRDRTEHDRQNSRELRGRPDREIKERTEPEKDVGEQTRPANEEKDTRTRKSDSPSRFREGPVTRLCGSIGEKTEKPKVEQVEADDDSSRESEKPDNNDNDNSENEDGYEDMYTRIKRTRRTAQRQLPRVVDSDLSESSDSPGPRKYSLRQKKPTVDRFQANVEPVRRSIRALRSVLSNSMRRRKHRSKSTSSADSSDSEPQRYDKKKGKKARQSAIPQGGPPDRKADINPITVDTNIRFNDVGGLETHIHCLKEMVIFPMMYPDVFERYDVTPPKGVLFHGPPGTGKTLIARALANECSQGNKKMAFFMRKGADCLSKWVGESERQLRLLFEQAQQMKPSIIFFDEIDGLAPVRSTKQDQIHASIVSTLLALMDGLSDRGQVIVIGATNRIDAIDPALRRPGRFDRELFFPLPAMKERLEILKIHVSKWKNPPSDQLLEILAEKATGYCGSDLRALCTEAVLQGLRRTYPQIYMTNDRLLLDPERVDVKKRDFMQASSMLVPSSHRVAPYAGRKLQPFMESLLAPPLEELINLIKGIFPQGVNPAMAKMRNVKGIHRPRLLISGGSLSEGQGPHLAQALLYCMEHLPIQILDVGTLFAESARSPEETCVQVFNEAVRNVPSIIYIRSINQWWPLVPETVKAVFLCRIAALDPSLPILILATSDATYKDLPNQLKSLFSELRGEVYSMRTPTSEQRTKFFRPIFMIQSLKQPQIKNNKVEILETLPLAPNPLPKKLTEEEKQIMYEKDEVSLRELRIFLREICAKLARNRQFFMFTKPVDTEEVPDYNLIIKQPMDLETMMTKIDMNSYLCAREFLDDIDLICRNALEYNPDRDPADKLIRHRACSLRDNAYALIKAELDSDFEDKCREISKNRRILESNCDNQGESKNSKPESTTAGERAEKKDSVNSSHSLVVNGKKFGSSRKRKIPAWARGYVKKVHKKKRIAFDENVTEAVANKSLNNESTSIDLEKFQEFETEANSVLNGHMGLYDNTDSENDSQNENSKGSQNCTVTDQRIDNLDQMEICFVEEDKPNGNGDSSSSSRRESMDELSFAIESDTSRDKIEENEKIIVDKSELEHAWHFTVEITKDFPVEVLCDIYVQLSRCVGKYAQKYDRKSLPKDLLKEMEKFTQYKSQR from the exons ATGAGTTCCATGAATGTACACAGTCATGTCcttacaaatataatacaagCACATGCACAATTGagtacaatacataaaattattctacAGATAATGTCAGATGATGATGCTGCATTGGACTCAATGGATACCGAGGAAGAAATCTTTTCACCTCGCAACCACAGCTTGGATTCAAACATCAGGCGACCCAGGAGCCTGCGCAAGCTGAGGTCGCATTCCACCTCTAATTCTCACCTAACTAGAAACAATCTGAGTGTACGTCGCAGTACACGTAATAGAATGCAGACTTATGACAATCTTAATACAAGCTGGATTCTAG gaACGCAAACCTTGAAAGGATATCCTATGTTTCAACAACATCCATCTTCCTCGGACAAAGAGATGGTAGATGATGTCCCTGGTAGAAAACGCGATCTCCGTGATCGCATGCCCTTGAGATCTCGCGAAAATCATCCACCTAATAAAACTCCAACGAGGCATCTTAGAGACAGAACGGAGCACGATCGACAAAATAGCAGGGAACTTCGAGGTAGACCCGATCGTGAAATCAAAGAGAGAACTGAACCAGAAAAGGATGTCGGTGAACAAACAAGACCAGCAAATGAGGAAAAAGATACAAG AACGAGGAAATCTGATAGCCCAAGCAGATTTAGAGAAGGTCCCGTAACCAGATTATGTGGAAGTATAGGTGAGAAGACCGAGAAGCCCAAAGTGGAGCAAGTGGAGGCAGATGATGATAGTTCACGCGAAAGTGAAAAGCCAGATAACAATGATAACGACAATTCTGAAAACGAAGAT gGTTATGAGGACATGTACACGCGTATTAAAAGAACAAGGCGCACGGCTCAACGACAACTGCCAAGAG TGGTGGATAGCGATTTAAGCGAATCCTCGGATTCTCCTGGGCCTAGAAAGTATAGTTTACGTCAAAAAAAGCCTACTGTAGATAGGTTTCAAGCTAATGTAGAACCAGTTAGACGTTCTATTAGAGCCCTTAGAAGTGTTCTCAGTAATTCGATGAGAAGAAGGAAGCATAGAAGTAAGAGCACAAGTTCTGCCGATTCCAGTGACTCTGAGCCTCAACGTTACGACAAGAAGAAAGGCAAAAAGGCGAG ACAATCGGCCATACCACAAGGCGGCCCACCTGATCGAAAAGCTGATATAAATCCCATCACCGTAGATACTAACATTAGATTTAATGACGTCGGAGGTCTGGAAACCCACATTCACTGCCTTAAGGAGATGGTCATCTTTCCTATGATGTATCCAGACGTTTTTGAGAGATACGACGTTACTCCACCGAAGGGTGTCTTGTTTCATGGTCCGCCAG GGACTGGCAAAACATTAATAGCTAGAGCGTTAGCAAACGAGTGCAGTCAAGGTAACAAGAAGATGGCATTCTTTATGAGAAAAGGAGCGGATTGTCTGTCGAAATGGGTCGGGGAATCGGAACGGCAATTGAGATTGTTGTTTGAACAGGCTCAACAAATGAAACCGTCCATAATATTTTTTGACGAAATAGATGGCCTGGCACCTGTTAGAAGTACCAAGCAGGATCAAATACATGCCAGTATTGTATCCACACTCTTGGCACTTATGGATGGTCTTAGTGACAGAGGACAG gtTATAGTTATCGGTGCAACAAACAGAATTGATGCAATTGATCCAGCTCTGCGAAGACCCGGCCGTTTTGATCGTGAACTCTTTTTTCCCTTACCCGCCATGAAAGAGAGATTAGAAATCCTAAAAATTCACGTTAGTAAATGGAAAAATCCACCATCCGATCAATTGTTGGAGATATTGGCGGAAAAGGCAACTGGTTATTGCGGCTCAGACTTGAGAGCTTTATGCACCGAGGCAGTACTGCAGGGATTAAGGAGAACTTATCCACAAATTTATATGACAAACGACAGATTATTATTGGATCCGGAAAGAGTCGAT GTAAAAAAACGTGACTTTATGCAAGCAAGCTCTATGCTCGTTCCATCATCGCATAGAGTAGCTCCATATGCGGGAAGAAAATTGCAGCCTTTTATGGAATCGCTATTGGCACCACCCTTGGaagaattaatcaatttaataaaaggaaTATTCCCTCAGGGTGTAAATCCTGCAATGGCAAA aatgaGGAATGTCAAGGGCATCCATCGTCCACGATTATTGATCTCGGGTGGCAGTTTGTCTGAGGGTCAAGGTCCTCATTTAGCTCAAGCATTGCTATATTGTATGGAGCATCTACCAATCCAGATCTTAGATGTCGGCACATTATTTGCAGAAAGTGCTCGATCCCCGGAAGAAACTTGTGTACAG gTGTTTAACGAAGCGGTTAGGAACGTACCGTCCATAATTTACATTCGATCGATCAATCAATGGTGGCCTCTCGTGCCGGAAACAGTAAAAGCAGTTTTCCTGTGCCGTATCGCCGCCTTAGATCCTTCATTGCCAATTTTAATTCTCGCAACGAGTGATGCAACGTATAAAGATCTACCCAATCAACTAAAGAGTTTGTTTAGCGAATTACGTGGGGAGGTATATTCTATGAGAACTCCTACTAGTGAACAAAGAACGAAATTTTTCCGGCCCATTTTTATGATCCAAAGTCTAAAACAGCCACAGATCAAAAACAACAAAGTAGAGATTTTAGAAACACTGCCATTAGCGCCGAATCCGTTGCCAAAGAAACTAACGGAAGAAGAGAAGCAGATTATGTACGAGAAAGATGAAGTGTCTCTGAGAGAGCTGCGGATTTTCCTGAGAGAAATATGCGCTAAATTAGCTAGAAATCGACA ATTTTTCATGTTTACGAAGCCGGTGGACACGGAAGAAGTACCGGATTACAACCTGATAATAAAGCAGCCTATGGATTTGGAAACGATGATGACCAAGATCGACATGAACAGCTATCTATGCGCCCGCGAGTTTCTCGATGATATTGATCTCATTTGCAGAAATGCTCTAGAATATAATCCAGACAG AGATCCCGCGGACAAATTGATAAGACATCGAGCGTGTTCCTTGCGTGATAACGCATACGCTTTAATAAAAGCGGAATTGGACTCCGATTTTGAGGACAAGTGTCGCGAAATTTCCAAGAATCGTCGAATTTTAGAGAGTAATTGTGATAATCAGGGGGAAAGCAAAAATTCCAAGCCAGAATCTACTACCGCTGGTGAACGAGCGGAGAAGAAGGATTCTGTAAATTCTAGTCATTCTCTCGTCGTGAACGGAAAGAAATTTGGTAGTTCAAGGAAACGTAAAATACCTGCTTGGGCGCGCGGTTACGTGAAAAAGGTTCATAAAAAGAAAAGGATCGCTTTCGATGAGAACGTTACTGAAGCAGTTGCGAATAAATCGTTGAACAATGAATCTACTAGTATTGATCTAGAAAAATTCCAAGAATTTGAAACCGAGGCGAATAGCGTTTTAAATGGGCATATGGGATTGTATGATAATACCGATTCGGAGAACGATTCGCAGAATGAGAATTCAAAGGGGAGCCAAAACTGCACTGTCACAGATCAACGAATAGATAATCTCGATCAAATGGAGATATGTTTCGTGGAAGAGGACAAGCCGAATGGAAATGGCGATTCAAGTTCGTCGTCTCGACGCGAGAGCATGGATGAATTGTCGTTTGCAATCGAAAGTGATACCAGTCGGGATAAGATCgaagaaaacgaaaaaattatagttGATAAAAGTGAGCTCGAACATGCATGGCATTTTACTGTCGAAATAACGAAGGACTTTCCCGTCGAGGTATTGTGCGATATTTATGTGCAACTAAGCAGATGCGTTGGGAAATATGCTCAGAAATATGATAGAAAATCACTGCCAAag GACTTGCTCAAGGAAATGGAAAAGTTTACACAGTACAAGTCACAACGTTAG